The genomic interval TCAGGATAGATTTTTGTAACCATTTATAGACGAAAAGTAATTTTTTTTGTTTCAGTTATTTGTGGAAATTCACTTAAGAAGTTAAAACAATTCAGCCTTATCTCTTTTTATAAGCACAATTAAAAAGTTAGTGCCAAAGTTACTTAAAATAATTTATTCTTTTTTATTTTTTTGTAGAATAGTATTAAATTACAAGAATATTTTTTATTAAGTTTGCCGAATTGATTCCCTGATACATGGGTAAAAAGAATAAATTAAAAGTTTTAAATATTTAACGCTAAAGGTTTTTATGTTGCTTGCCATTGCTTTTTCATTAATTATAATTGGTACCATACTTCTCAGTATATTTGTCATTAAAAAAAGAATTTTTATTAGGCTAAACCTGGCAGCAATCATATTAAATTTTTTCTTGTTTACAGCAGGATTATATATGATTCACAACTCAACAGAGGATTTTAAAAGATATAATGAAATGACTAAATGGTCCACAATTAATGGTGTTATTCTGGATGGCAAGGTTGTGGGCGAAAGAGCAAAAAGACCTGAGTTGGCATATAATTATCATGTAGATGGAGTTACCTATACCGGATATTCAGATTTGGCGACACCTTCATTTGGAGGAAAAAATTACAGGGACCAATCATCGAGAGCAGTCGTCAGTAAATACGAGAAAGGGGATAGTATCCATGTATTTTATAATCCACAAAATCCAGAACAATCAGTATTAAAAATTTTACCAAAATGGAGTTCATATTTACAATATGGATTAGGAATTATCTTTTTAGTACTGGCCTTTACCTTATTGTTTAGTGGTCTTCTTGAACGAAAATAATTTTATGAAAATTATAATTAGCATAAATAGAAAAAGGTATTAATGGAATTAAGATCAGAATTATTGAAACATCTTGGGCTTTCTACATTTGTTGTTGTGGATTTGGAAACAACAGGATTAAATCCGGATGAAGACAAAATTATTGAAATAGGTGCTATAAAATTTGTTGATGGCGTGGAAACAGAAACATTTGAAACTTTGGTTAATCCGGGAATACCAATTCCCGATTTTATAACCCGGTTGACTGGTATAAAAGATGAAGATGTTAAAGACGCACCAGCTATTGATGAGGTTTTTCCAAAACTGGATGCACTAATGCATGATGTTCCTTTTATTGGCCATCAGGTAAATTTTGACGCCTCTTTTATTGAGTATGTTTACCGAGAGCAGAATGATGATTTTGAAAACTGGGAAAACAAAGCTCAGCGCTTTAAATATTTTGGCAGGGTTCGATTTGATACGCTTTTTCTTTCACGGATTTTGTTACCATTTTTACCAAAAATGAAACTTGGTGTGGTGGCCCAATTTTTTGGCCATGACATTGAAAATGCACATAGGGCAATAGAAGATGCTCGTGCAACCGGTCATATTTTTCTTGAACTACTCGACAGAGCTTTGGCACTAGACAATATCATTATTTCTGAAATTATCCAACTGCTGTTTGCAAATTCAAAACGGGCAAAATCCTTTTTTGTACCATTATTGAAGTTTAAAACTGAAAACAATATTTCTGTACCGGCTCTTTCGATAATTGATGATATTAAGAACGCCCAGAACTTTTATAACATAATTGGTGAGAAAGAATACCATTTTGAAAGCCAGGAAGAAGATGATTTCCATGAAGTCGAAAACGAATCAATAAAGGCTTTGTTTGAGCAAGAAGGCAGTTTATCCGCGATAATTGAGAACTATGAGCTTCGTCGTGAACAATTAACCATGGCAGAAGATATTACCGCTTCAATTAATAATAATAGTTTTGTGGTTTCTGAGGCTGGAACCGGAACGGGTA from Calditrichota bacterium carries:
- a CDS encoding DUF3592 domain-containing protein; amino-acid sequence: MIHNSTEDFKRYNEMTKWSTINGVILDGKVVGERAKRPELAYNYHVDGVTYTGYSDLATPSFGGKNYRDQSSRAVVSKYEKGDSIHVFYNPQNPEQSVLKILPKWSSYLQYGLGIIFLVLAFTLLFSGLLERK